The following coding sequences are from one Arthrobacter sp. 24S4-2 window:
- a CDS encoding enoyl-CoA hydratase, with amino-acid sequence MTEQYGNILVERRGRVGLVTLNRPEALNALNKATMDELVAAVTAMDTDPEVGAVVVTGSGKAFAAGADIKEMAAQGYMDMYAADWFRGWEDFTRLRIPVVAAVSGFALGGGCELAMMCDFIIAGDNAKFGQPEINLGVLPGMGGSQRLTRAVGKSKAMDLILTGRFMDAEEAERAGLVSRVVPAADVVEEALKAAEVIASKSKPVAMVAKEAVNAAFETGLAQGVLFERRIFHSLFATDDQKEGMAAFTEKRRPEFRHR; translated from the coding sequence ATGACGGAACAGTACGGGAACATTCTGGTGGAGCGGCGGGGACGCGTGGGGCTGGTGACGCTGAACCGGCCCGAAGCGCTGAATGCGCTGAACAAGGCCACCATGGACGAACTCGTCGCTGCCGTCACGGCCATGGATACGGACCCCGAGGTGGGCGCCGTGGTGGTCACGGGGTCCGGCAAAGCGTTTGCGGCCGGCGCGGACATCAAAGAGATGGCCGCCCAGGGCTACATGGACATGTACGCCGCGGACTGGTTCCGCGGCTGGGAGGACTTCACCAGGCTGCGCATCCCCGTGGTGGCGGCCGTCTCCGGCTTCGCCCTGGGCGGCGGCTGCGAGCTGGCCATGATGTGCGACTTCATCATCGCCGGGGACAACGCGAAGTTCGGGCAGCCGGAGATCAACCTGGGCGTGCTGCCGGGCATGGGCGGTTCACAGCGGCTGACCCGCGCCGTGGGCAAGTCCAAGGCGATGGACCTGATCCTGACCGGGCGGTTCATGGATGCCGAGGAAGCCGAACGCGCCGGCCTGGTGTCCAGGGTGGTGCCCGCGGCGGACGTGGTCGAAGAGGCCCTCAAGGCCGCCGAGGTGATTGCTTCCAAGTCCAAGCCGGTGGCGATGGTGGCCAAGGAAGCAGTCAACGCGGCGTTTGAGACCGGGCTGGCGCAGGGCGTGCTTTTCGAGCGGCGGATCTTCCACTCGCTCTTCGCCACCGACGACCAGAAGGAAGGCATGGCCGCGTTCACGGAGAAGCGCCGGCCGGAATTCAGGCACCGCTAG
- a CDS encoding acyl-CoA dehydrogenase family protein, whose amino-acid sequence MPVQTQGRASGSPDTAEIAAKRPEPPFPDADLMYIVDLLPAGERSRYLEVRDFLQSRIRAASIQYWNREEFPFGLLAEMGKYGLGGLQTDGTSALFKGLMYVEVARADVSLSALVGIHNELIVGMIDALGSEEQKQRWLPGLTAFTQLGAFALTEPDHGSDIAGGLETSARLERGEWVINGAKRWIGAGTIADFALVWARDVADQQIKGFIVETDRPGYSATKICNKIGLRIMQNADIRLDDVRVPEANLLPGATDFSKANHLLRDSRAWVGWQGAGIQLAAFDVARSYALERKQFGKELAKFQLIQQQLAEILGNASASLALMAQLARIQQDGKLEMVQAAMAKSTTTRLARASVAMGRSLMGGNGISSDYEMGKLFGDAEILYTYEGSYEINSLIVARAVTGKSAFV is encoded by the coding sequence ATGCCCGTGCAGACACAGGGACGTGCCAGCGGATCGCCCGATACTGCGGAAATTGCTGCCAAGCGGCCGGAACCGCCGTTCCCCGACGCGGACCTTATGTACATCGTGGACCTGCTGCCGGCAGGGGAGCGCTCGCGCTATCTGGAGGTGCGGGACTTCCTGCAGTCCCGCATTCGCGCGGCGTCGATCCAGTACTGGAACCGCGAGGAATTTCCTTTCGGGCTGCTGGCCGAAATGGGTAAGTACGGGCTGGGCGGGCTGCAGACGGACGGAACGTCGGCGCTCTTCAAGGGCCTGATGTACGTGGAAGTGGCCCGCGCGGATGTTTCCCTCTCCGCCCTGGTAGGCATCCACAACGAGCTGATCGTCGGGATGATCGACGCGCTCGGTTCGGAGGAACAGAAGCAACGCTGGCTTCCCGGGCTGACAGCTTTCACCCAGCTGGGCGCCTTCGCGCTGACGGAGCCGGACCACGGTTCGGACATTGCCGGCGGCCTCGAAACGTCAGCCCGGCTGGAGCGCGGCGAATGGGTGATCAACGGGGCCAAGCGCTGGATCGGCGCGGGGACCATCGCTGATTTCGCGCTTGTCTGGGCCCGCGATGTCGCTGATCAGCAGATCAAGGGGTTCATCGTGGAAACGGACCGCCCGGGGTATTCCGCCACGAAGATCTGCAACAAGATCGGCCTGCGGATCATGCAGAACGCGGACATCCGGCTGGACGACGTGCGCGTTCCCGAAGCGAACCTGCTGCCCGGCGCCACTGACTTTTCCAAGGCCAACCACCTCCTCCGCGACTCGCGCGCCTGGGTTGGCTGGCAAGGTGCCGGGATCCAGCTGGCCGCCTTCGACGTCGCCCGGTCGTATGCGCTGGAACGGAAGCAGTTCGGCAAGGAACTGGCAAAGTTCCAGCTGATCCAGCAACAGCTGGCCGAGATCCTGGGCAACGCCAGTGCCTCACTGGCGCTGATGGCGCAGCTGGCCCGGATCCAGCAGGACGGCAAGCTGGAAATGGTGCAGGCCGCCATGGCCAAGTCCACCACCACCAGGCTGGCGCGGGCCTCGGTGGCCATGGGCAGGTCGCTGATGGGCGGCAATGGCATCAGCAGCGACTACGAGATGGGCAAGCTCTTTGGCGACGCCGAAATCCTTTACACGTATGAAGGAAGCTACGAGATCAACTCCCTGATCGTGGCCCGCGCCGTGACGGGGAAGTCGGCGTTCGTCTGA
- a CDS encoding MarR family winged helix-turn-helix transcriptional regulator: MGNPLPRDPIADAQRNWERHGWGDVAAPMAAITAIMRTQQILLARIEGVLKPFGLTFARYELLALLSFARSGALPMNKASALLQVHPTSVTNAVDRLQVAGLVVRSPHPTDGRTTLIELTAEGRTLAKSATAALNTEVFGQSGFANQDVDQLIRILGKFRRNAGDFSD, encoded by the coding sequence ATGGGAAACCCGCTCCCGCGCGATCCCATCGCCGACGCCCAGCGCAACTGGGAACGGCACGGCTGGGGTGATGTTGCCGCGCCCATGGCCGCCATCACGGCCATCATGCGCACGCAGCAGATCCTGCTGGCCCGGATCGAAGGCGTGCTCAAGCCCTTCGGCCTGACCTTCGCGCGCTACGAACTCCTGGCACTACTGAGCTTCGCCCGCAGCGGCGCGCTGCCCATGAATAAGGCGAGCGCGCTCCTGCAGGTCCACCCCACTTCGGTGACCAACGCCGTCGACCGCCTCCAGGTCGCCGGCCTGGTGGTCCGCTCCCCGCACCCGACGGACGGCCGCACTACCCTGATCGAGCTCACCGCCGAGGGCCGCACCCTGGCCAAAAGTGCGACGGCGGCGCTCAACACCGAAGTGTTCGGCCAGTCAGGTTTCGCCAACCAGGACGTGGACCAGCTGATCCGCATCCTCGGGAAATTCCGACGGAATGCCGGCGACTTCTCGGACTGA
- a CDS encoding DUF1761 domain-containing protein, with the protein MIPEINIWAVLLATLSSMVVGSVWYTPKVFGNYWMKVAKVSPSGDAKDAVKPILITLVVSFISALVLAGSAAISQHFYGGNFLANTLITALILWAGFTAARFITHDAFEGRPAGLTVLNCAHELVTLVVMGLIIGLFGISAA; encoded by the coding sequence ATGATTCCGGAAATCAACATCTGGGCCGTACTGCTGGCCACCCTTTCCAGCATGGTGGTGGGCTCGGTCTGGTACACCCCCAAAGTGTTCGGCAACTACTGGATGAAGGTCGCGAAAGTATCCCCCAGCGGCGACGCGAAGGACGCGGTCAAACCCATCCTGATCACGCTGGTGGTCAGCTTCATCAGCGCCCTGGTCCTTGCCGGATCCGCCGCCATCTCCCAGCATTTCTACGGCGGCAACTTCCTGGCGAACACGCTGATCACCGCTCTCATCCTCTGGGCCGGGTTCACGGCCGCCCGCTTCATCACCCACGACGCCTTCGAGGGCCGCCCGGCCGGGCTGACTGTCCTGAACTGCGCGCACGAACTGGTGACGCTCGTGGTCATGGGCCTGATCATCGGACTGTTCGGCATCAGCGCCGCCTAA
- a CDS encoding exodeoxyribonuclease III, giving the protein MKIATWNVNSLRARADRVEAWLQRSDCDVLAIQETKCKDDNFPWELFERMGYEVAHFGVNQWNGVAIASRVGLEDVERSFLDQPVFGKNGKDPVQEARAIGATCGGVRVWSLYVPNGRSLDDEHMPYKLSWLDMLKTHAQTWVADSPEAQIALMGDWNIAPQDDDVWDIDFFRANAMTHVSEPERAAFHAFEAAGFTDVVRPHTPGPGVYTYWDYTQLRFPKKEGMRIDFVLASPALASRVTGASIDREERKGKGASDHAPVVVELAD; this is encoded by the coding sequence GTGAAGATTGCTACCTGGAATGTGAACTCCCTCCGTGCCCGTGCCGACCGCGTGGAGGCCTGGCTGCAGCGCAGCGACTGTGATGTCCTGGCCATCCAGGAAACCAAGTGCAAGGACGACAACTTTCCGTGGGAGCTCTTTGAGCGCATGGGCTACGAGGTGGCCCACTTCGGCGTAAACCAGTGGAACGGCGTGGCCATCGCTTCCCGCGTGGGGCTCGAGGACGTTGAACGGTCCTTCCTGGACCAGCCGGTCTTCGGCAAGAACGGCAAGGACCCCGTCCAGGAGGCCCGCGCCATCGGTGCCACATGCGGCGGCGTCCGGGTGTGGAGCCTCTACGTACCCAACGGCCGCTCGCTCGACGACGAACACATGCCCTACAAGCTAAGCTGGCTGGACATGCTGAAGACCCACGCCCAGACCTGGGTCGCCGACAGCCCTGAGGCGCAGATTGCCCTGATGGGCGACTGGAACATCGCCCCACAGGACGACGACGTCTGGGACATCGACTTCTTCCGTGCCAACGCAATGACCCACGTCAGCGAACCCGAACGCGCGGCCTTCCACGCCTTTGAAGCGGCCGGATTCACCGACGTCGTCCGCCCGCACACCCCCGGCCCCGGCGTCTACACCTACTGGGACTACACCCAGCTGCGGTTCCCCAAGAAGGAGGGCATGCGGATCGACTTCGTCCTGGCCTCCCCGGCACTCGCCTCCCGCGTGACCGGCGCCTCCATCGACCGCGAGGAACGCAAGGGCAAAGGCGCCTCAGACCACGCGCCGGTCGTAGTGGAACTTGCCGACTAA
- a CDS encoding AMP-binding protein — protein sequence MTVTDDFRAARDRLLALRENYGQARDEFQWPRFEEFNFALDWFDRIAADPGKGARPALVIVEQDGSATRRSFAELAGRSNQVANWLRGQGVRRGDRMIIMLGNQVELWELMLAGIKLGIVMIPTTTLMGPTDLLDRVDRGEAGWAAVGSSNIGKFADVPGNYKLIEIADGDASSAEEAAAQYTEAAGAPADFTPDAPTRADETLLLYFTSGTTSKAKLVEHTHTSYPVGHLSTMFWIGLEPGDVHLNVASPGWAKHAWSNVFTPWIAEACVFIYNYSRFDAKALMEQMDREKVTSFCAPPTVWRMLIQADLTVLKNPPTKVVSAGEPLNAEVIDQVHRAWGQTIRDGFGQTESTVQIANTPGQPIKIGAMGKPLPGYDVVLVDPATGEEADDGELCLRLDPRPVGLMKAYYGDPEKSADAFRDGYYHTGDMASRDERGIITYVGRGDDVFKSSDYRLSPFELESVLIEHPAVAEAAVVPSPDPLKLSVPKAFVVLAAGHQPGPELAEDILRYCRDRLAPFKRIRRLEFAELPKTISGKIRRVELRHSEELRHGSGPLPEGLGVEYSESDFPNLKS from the coding sequence ATGACAGTCACCGACGACTTCCGGGCCGCGAGGGACAGGCTGCTTGCCCTGCGCGAGAACTACGGCCAGGCGCGAGATGAATTCCAATGGCCCCGCTTCGAGGAGTTCAACTTCGCCCTCGACTGGTTCGACCGGATAGCCGCGGACCCGGGCAAGGGCGCCAGGCCCGCCCTGGTCATCGTGGAACAGGACGGCAGCGCCACCCGGCGGAGCTTCGCGGAGCTTGCCGGGCGCTCCAACCAGGTGGCCAACTGGCTCCGGGGCCAGGGCGTCCGCCGCGGGGACCGCATGATCATCATGCTCGGCAACCAGGTTGAACTCTGGGAGCTCATGCTGGCGGGCATCAAGCTGGGCATTGTGATGATTCCGACCACCACCCTGATGGGCCCGACGGACCTGTTGGACCGGGTGGACCGCGGCGAGGCGGGCTGGGCCGCCGTCGGAAGCTCCAACATCGGCAAGTTCGCCGACGTCCCGGGGAACTACAAACTGATTGAAATCGCGGACGGCGATGCTTCCTCCGCCGAAGAGGCGGCCGCCCAATACACGGAGGCAGCCGGCGCCCCGGCAGACTTCACGCCGGACGCGCCCACCCGGGCGGACGAAACCCTGCTTCTCTACTTCACGTCGGGCACCACATCCAAGGCCAAACTGGTGGAGCACACCCATACCTCCTATCCGGTGGGCCACCTGTCCACCATGTTCTGGATCGGGCTGGAACCCGGCGATGTGCACCTGAACGTCGCCTCGCCGGGCTGGGCCAAGCACGCCTGGTCCAACGTGTTCACACCCTGGATCGCCGAGGCCTGCGTGTTCATCTACAACTACAGCCGGTTCGACGCCAAGGCTCTGATGGAACAAATGGACCGGGAAAAGGTGACCAGCTTCTGCGCCCCGCCCACCGTGTGGCGGATGCTGATCCAGGCCGACCTCACCGTCCTGAAGAACCCGCCCACCAAGGTGGTGTCCGCCGGCGAGCCGCTCAACGCCGAGGTGATCGACCAGGTCCACCGTGCCTGGGGCCAGACCATCCGGGACGGCTTCGGCCAGACCGAATCCACGGTGCAGATCGCCAACACCCCCGGCCAGCCGATCAAGATCGGCGCCATGGGCAAGCCGCTGCCCGGCTACGACGTGGTGTTGGTTGACCCTGCTACGGGCGAAGAGGCCGACGACGGCGAGCTCTGCCTCCGCCTGGACCCCCGCCCTGTTGGGCTGATGAAGGCGTACTACGGCGACCCGGAGAAGAGCGCGGACGCCTTCCGGGACGGCTATTACCACACGGGTGACATGGCCAGCCGGGACGAGCGCGGCATCATCACCTACGTGGGCCGCGGCGACGACGTGTTCAAGTCCTCCGACTACCGGTTGTCCCCGTTCGAGCTGGAAAGCGTCCTGATCGAGCACCCGGCGGTGGCCGAGGCCGCCGTCGTCCCTTCCCCCGATCCGCTGAAGCTGTCCGTGCCGAAGGCGTTTGTGGTCCTGGCCGCTGGGCACCAGCCCGGCCCCGAACTCGCGGAGGACATCCTGCGGTACTGCCGCGACCGTCTGGCCCCGTTCAAGCGAATCCGGCGACTGGAATTCGCGGAGCTGCCGAAGACCATCTCGGGCAAGATCCGCCGCGTGGAACTCCGGCACAGCGAAGAGCTCCGGCACGGCAGCGGCCCCCTGCCCGAGGGCCTGGGCGTCGAGTACTCCGAGTCGGATTTCCCGAATTTGAAAAGCTAG
- a CDS encoding enoyl-CoA hydratase/isomerase family protein, whose translation MTAGPTAGTNTASPTDEVLFERRGRLGVVTLNRPRAVNALTAGMAAAMLERLTEWADDDGVATVLVQGAGERGLCAGGDIVAIYEDMLTGGDATADFWRTEYRLNALISGYPKPYVAFMDGLVLGGGVGISAHGSVRVVTERTRSGMPETTIGFVPDVGGTLLLSRSPGEAGTHAALTGAHLSGADALFLGLADHFVASAHLPALAAALETETAEAAVGRFSEKPPPSALAGQRDWIDACYTGDDAEEILRRLRGFDRETPGDAAGEAAEAADTIETKSPTAVKVALESLRRVRGLTLEEALVQEYRVGLRCLAGPDFREGIRAQVVDKDRNPQWKPATLHEVAAADVARFFEPVGERELNLQSKEADNV comes from the coding sequence ATGACCGCAGGACCTACCGCAGGTACGAACACAGCAAGCCCCACTGACGAAGTGCTCTTCGAGCGGCGCGGCCGCCTCGGCGTCGTCACGCTGAACCGGCCCCGGGCCGTGAATGCGCTCACCGCCGGCATGGCCGCCGCCATGCTGGAGCGGCTCACCGAATGGGCGGACGACGACGGCGTGGCCACCGTTCTGGTGCAGGGTGCCGGTGAGCGGGGGCTGTGCGCCGGCGGCGACATCGTGGCCATCTACGAGGACATGCTGACGGGCGGTGATGCCACGGCGGACTTCTGGCGCACCGAGTACCGGCTGAATGCCCTGATCTCCGGATACCCCAAGCCCTACGTGGCCTTCATGGACGGCCTGGTGCTCGGCGGCGGCGTGGGGATCTCCGCCCACGGCTCGGTGCGCGTGGTCACCGAGCGCACCCGCAGCGGCATGCCGGAGACTACCATCGGTTTTGTGCCCGACGTCGGCGGCACCCTGCTGCTGTCCCGCTCGCCGGGGGAGGCCGGCACCCATGCGGCGCTGACTGGCGCCCACCTGTCCGGTGCGGACGCCCTGTTCCTGGGCCTCGCGGACCACTTTGTGGCGTCCGCACACCTGCCCGCGCTGGCGGCCGCGCTGGAGACCGAAACGGCGGAAGCCGCCGTCGGACGCTTCAGCGAAAAGCCGCCCCCTTCGGCCCTGGCCGGGCAGCGGGACTGGATCGACGCCTGCTACACAGGCGACGACGCGGAGGAGATCCTCCGCCGGCTGCGCGGCTTTGACCGGGAGACTCCCGGCGACGCCGCTGGCGAGGCGGCTGAAGCTGCCGACACGATCGAAACGAAGTCGCCCACTGCTGTGAAGGTGGCGCTGGAATCGCTTCGCCGGGTACGGGGCCTGACGCTGGAGGAAGCCCTTGTGCAGGAATACCGCGTGGGCCTGCGGTGCCTGGCGGGTCCGGACTTCCGCGAAGGGATCCGTGCCCAGGTGGTGGACAAGGACCGCAACCCCCAGTGGAAGCCTGCCACCCTGCACGAGGTCGCCGCGGCCGACGTCGCGAGGTTCTTCGAGCCGGTGGGGGAGCGCGAGCTCAATCTGCAGTCAAAGGAGGCCGACAATGTCTGA
- a CDS encoding CoA-acylating methylmalonate-semialdehyde dehydrogenase: MVRELSHYVNGQRVEGTSGRFSDVYDPCTGEVQARLPLASADEVRNAIASAEKAQLEWGAMNPQRRGRILLKFVDLVNEHLDELAALLSSEHGKTLPDAKGDIQRGIEVVEFAAGAPHLLKGEFSDNAGTGIDVHSMRQPLGVVAGITPFNFPAMIPLWKSGPALAAGNAFILKPSERDPSVPLRLAELFTEAGVPDGVFNVINGGKEAVDALLEDERVKAIGFVGSTPIAQYIYATAAAHGKRAQCFGGAKNHMVIMPDADLDMAVDALMGAGYGSAGERCMAISVAVPVGKDTADALVSKLEERVKHLKVGHSLAQDSDFGPVVAASAKERIENYIQSGVDEGATLVADGRGLTVDGYDGGFWVGPTLFDNVTKDMKIYKEEIFGPVLSVLRAADYDEALRLCSEHEFGNGVAIFTRDGDAARDFASRVQVGMVGINVPIPVPIAYYTFGGWKASGFGDLNQHGADAFRFYTKTKTVTTRWPSGIRQGASYVMPEGS; the protein is encoded by the coding sequence ATGGTTCGCGAGCTTTCCCACTATGTAAACGGACAACGCGTAGAAGGCACCTCCGGGCGCTTCAGCGACGTCTACGATCCCTGCACCGGCGAGGTTCAGGCCAGGCTGCCGCTGGCCAGTGCCGACGAGGTCCGCAACGCCATCGCCAGCGCGGAGAAGGCCCAGCTGGAATGGGGCGCCATGAACCCCCAGCGCCGCGGCCGGATCCTGCTGAAGTTCGTGGACCTCGTGAACGAACACCTGGACGAACTCGCCGCACTGCTCTCCTCCGAACACGGCAAGACCCTGCCGGACGCGAAAGGGGACATCCAGCGCGGCATCGAGGTGGTGGAATTCGCCGCCGGCGCCCCGCACCTGCTCAAGGGCGAATTCTCGGACAATGCCGGCACCGGAATCGATGTGCACTCGATGCGCCAGCCCCTGGGCGTAGTCGCCGGCATTACGCCGTTCAACTTCCCCGCCATGATTCCGCTCTGGAAGTCCGGCCCGGCGCTGGCCGCCGGCAACGCCTTCATCCTGAAGCCCTCGGAACGGGACCCGTCCGTGCCGCTGCGGCTGGCCGAGCTCTTCACCGAAGCCGGCGTGCCGGACGGCGTGTTCAACGTAATCAACGGGGGCAAGGAAGCCGTGGACGCGCTGCTCGAGGACGAGCGAGTGAAGGCCATCGGCTTCGTGGGCTCCACCCCGATCGCCCAGTACATCTACGCCACCGCGGCCGCCCACGGCAAGCGCGCCCAGTGCTTCGGCGGCGCCAAGAACCACATGGTGATCATGCCGGACGCGGATTTGGACATGGCGGTTGATGCGCTGATGGGGGCGGGCTACGGATCCGCCGGAGAGCGCTGCATGGCCATCTCCGTGGCGGTTCCGGTGGGCAAGGACACTGCCGATGCCCTGGTCTCCAAGCTGGAAGAGCGCGTGAAGCACCTCAAAGTGGGCCACAGCCTGGCCCAGGACTCGGACTTCGGCCCGGTGGTGGCCGCCTCGGCCAAGGAACGGATTGAAAATTACATCCAGTCCGGCGTCGACGAAGGCGCCACCCTCGTGGCGGACGGCCGCGGCCTCACCGTAGACGGCTACGACGGCGGCTTCTGGGTGGGGCCCACGCTTTTCGACAACGTCACCAAGGACATGAAGATCTACAAGGAGGAGATCTTCGGGCCCGTCCTCAGCGTGCTGCGCGCCGCTGACTATGACGAAGCCCTCCGGCTCTGCAGCGAGCACGAGTTCGGCAACGGCGTGGCCATCTTCACCCGTGACGGCGACGCCGCCCGCGACTTCGCCAGCCGCGTGCAGGTGGGTATGGTGGGCATCAACGTGCCCATCCCGGTGCCGATCGCCTACTACACGTTCGGCGGCTGGAAGGCGTCCGGCTTCGGAGACCTCAACCAGCACGGCGCCGATGCGTTCCGTTTCTACACCAAGACCAAGACCGTGACCACCCGCTGGCCCTCCGGCATCCGCCAAGGCGCCAGCTACGTGATGCCGGAAGGCAGCTGA
- the mmsB gene encoding 3-hydroxyisobutyrate dehydrogenase, whose amino-acid sequence MSEAARAGKTGHVAFLGLGHMGGPMAVNLVKAGYTVAGFDVVPAALDAAREHGIPTVATPADAVAGADVVLTMFPSGQHVLDAYRGTDGQPGLLDVAGPDTMFLDCSTINVDEAREASALAVAAGHRAVDAPVSGGVVGAEAGTLTFMVGALPEDFDAVRPLLEVMGKRVVHCGAHGAGQAAKVCNNLILGVSMIAVSEAFVLGEKLGLTHQALFDVASAASGQCWALTTNCPVPGPVPTSPANRDYQPGFAGALMAKDLKLALNALQSTGVAARMGPLASEIYDTFAAEGGAGRDFSGIITDIRDKSAH is encoded by the coding sequence ATGTCTGAAGCAGCACGCGCCGGGAAAACGGGGCACGTCGCGTTCCTGGGATTGGGACATATGGGCGGTCCCATGGCCGTCAACCTGGTCAAGGCCGGATACACAGTGGCTGGGTTCGACGTGGTGCCCGCAGCGCTGGACGCCGCGCGGGAGCACGGGATTCCAACGGTGGCCACGCCCGCCGATGCCGTGGCCGGCGCCGACGTGGTGCTCACCATGTTCCCCAGCGGCCAGCACGTCCTGGATGCCTACCGCGGAACGGACGGCCAGCCCGGACTGCTGGACGTTGCCGGTCCGGACACCATGTTCCTGGACTGCTCCACGATTAACGTGGACGAGGCGCGGGAGGCGTCCGCGCTCGCCGTGGCGGCCGGGCACCGGGCCGTGGACGCACCGGTCTCCGGAGGTGTGGTGGGAGCCGAAGCCGGAACCCTGACCTTCATGGTGGGCGCCCTGCCCGAGGACTTCGACGCCGTGCGGCCCCTGCTGGAAGTGATGGGCAAACGCGTGGTCCACTGCGGCGCCCACGGCGCAGGCCAGGCCGCCAAGGTGTGCAACAACCTGATCCTGGGCGTCTCGATGATCGCCGTGAGCGAGGCCTTTGTGCTCGGCGAGAAGCTGGGGCTGACGCACCAGGCCCTGTTCGACGTCGCGTCCGCGGCGTCCGGGCAGTGCTGGGCGCTCACCACCAACTGCCCGGTCCCGGGGCCGGTGCCCACCAGCCCGGCCAACAGGGACTACCAGCCGGGCTTTGCCGGGGCGCTCATGGCGAAGGACCTCAAGCTGGCCCTGAATGCCCTGCAGAGCACCGGAGTGGCCGCACGGATGGGGCCGCTGGCGTCGGAGATCTACGATACGTTTGCCGCGGAGGGCGGCGCTGGCCGTGACTTCTCCGGCATCATCACGGACATCCGGGACAAGTCGGCGCACTAG
- a CDS encoding bifunctional 2-polyprenyl-6-hydroxyphenol methylase/3-demethylubiquinol 3-O-methyltransferase UbiG, with protein sequence MQFDESFWDERYRQHGSVWSRNPNPTLMAEAAALRPGSALDVGSGEGADSIWLARQGWRVTAVDISSVALARAAERAAEDAALAGRIVWVHHDLTASPPPAGTFDLVSAQFMHLPQDPRTELYHRLAASVAPGGTLLIVGHHPADLAAGIPRPSQPGLLFTPEEIAAELDPDEWEIDVCEARRRSVTDSEGGSVTVTDSVLRAHRRAPRP encoded by the coding sequence ATGCAGTTTGACGAGTCGTTCTGGGATGAGCGCTACCGCCAGCACGGTTCGGTCTGGAGCCGCAATCCGAACCCCACCCTGATGGCCGAGGCCGCCGCCCTGCGCCCGGGCTCCGCCCTGGACGTGGGCAGCGGCGAAGGAGCCGACTCAATCTGGCTGGCACGGCAGGGCTGGCGGGTCACCGCCGTGGACATTTCCTCCGTGGCGCTGGCCCGGGCCGCGGAACGGGCGGCGGAGGATGCCGCGCTGGCCGGGAGGATCGTCTGGGTCCACCATGACCTCACCGCATCACCCCCGCCGGCCGGCACCTTCGACCTTGTGTCCGCCCAGTTCATGCACCTGCCCCAGGATCCGAGGACTGAGCTGTATCACCGCCTGGCGGCATCCGTTGCCCCCGGCGGCACGCTGCTGATCGTGGGCCACCACCCGGCTGACCTGGCGGCGGGGATTCCCCGTCCGTCGCAGCCGGGCCTGCTTTTCACCCCGGAGGAAATCGCCGCCGAACTTGACCCGGACGAATGGGAAATCGATGTCTGCGAAGCACGACGGCGCTCCGTGACGGACTCGGAGGGCGGCTCCGTCACCGTCACGGATTCAGTGCTCCGCGCCCACCGCCGGGCGCCGCGGCCTTAG
- a CDS encoding dihydrofolate reductase family protein: MRKIILMMSVSIDGFFEGLDRDISWHLVDDELHQHFNDECRAMGAFLDGRITHELMAEFWPTADQDPDITATMAEFAKIWRDMPKFVFSRTLTTADWNTTVIHDVVPEQIAELKAQPGGDLALGGANLAATFMRHGLIDEYRIYVHPVVLGEGRPLFQSPDVRMKLSLTGTRTFGNGVVLLQYQKGQD; this comes from the coding sequence ATGCGGAAGATCATCCTGATGATGTCTGTGTCCATTGACGGGTTCTTCGAAGGGCTGGACCGTGACATCAGCTGGCACCTCGTGGACGACGAACTCCACCAACACTTCAACGATGAGTGCAGGGCGATGGGCGCGTTCCTGGACGGCCGGATCACCCATGAGCTCATGGCCGAATTCTGGCCGACGGCGGACCAGGATCCGGACATCACGGCGACGATGGCCGAGTTCGCCAAGATCTGGCGGGACATGCCGAAGTTCGTCTTTTCCCGGACCCTCACCACGGCGGACTGGAACACCACGGTGATCCACGATGTCGTGCCTGAACAAATCGCGGAACTGAAGGCGCAGCCCGGCGGTGACCTCGCGCTCGGCGGCGCCAACCTTGCCGCAACGTTCATGCGGCACGGCCTGATCGACGAATACCGGATCTATGTCCACCCCGTGGTCCTGGGCGAGGGCCGGCCACTGTTCCAGTCGCCGGACGTCAGGATGAAGCTCAGCCTGACCGGGACGCGGACTTTCGGCAACGGCGTGGTCCTGCTCCAGTACCAAAAGGGCCAGGACTAA